The following DNA comes from Peribacillus sp. FSL E2-0218.
AATTCCCCTCTTTTTTTATGCCGCCAAGCTGATAAGGTCCATAGCCGAATATACGGATTTGTCCGCCGTGGGTGTGCCCTGACAGAACAAGGCTGATGCGGTGTTCCGGAGTGAGCTGTTCCTTGACCAACGGGTTATGGCTCACCAAAATCCGAAATGGCTCATTTTTGCAATCAGAAAGGGCGAGGTCCAGCCTATCCCGTTCTTCCGTGATATCATCAATGCCCAGAAGAGCAATTTCCCTTCCTTTTGTAGATTCGAATGAAACAGCCGTATTATCGAGGATTTTCACTCCATGTTTCAGAAGCGTCGCATCCAGTTCATGGAAATCTCCTTCATAGTCGTTATTTCCCCATACAAAATAAAGGGGGCCAAGTTCTTTCAATTTCGAGAGGTTCTCTTCCACTCGAGCAAGAGGCACTCCGCCTTCCCTTATATCGCCGCCGATAATCACCAAATCGACCCCGCCGCGGGCACCTGCAATCAATTGATCCGAAATGATCCTCCGATGTAAATCCGATATGAAAAAAATCCTCATGTCGCCAAACCCTTCAGGGAAATCATTGAAATAT
Coding sequences within:
- a CDS encoding metallophosphoesterase — its product is MLWLSVLFFIIMVLAFALIVYMWRIAKQDRLIIQDLYFNDFPEGFGDMRIFFISDLHRRIISDQLIAGARGGVDLVIIGGDIREGGVPLARVEENLSKLKELGPLYFVWGNNDYEGDFHELDATLLKHGVKILDNTAVSFESTKGREIALLGIDDITEERDRLDLALSDCKNEPFRILVSHNPLVKEQLTPEHRISLVLSGHTHGGQIRIFGYGPYQLGGIKKEGNCLYMTSNGYGTSTVPLRLAARPETHLFTLKRGKRTEMGEAMEKSY